Below is a window of Malus domestica chromosome 13, GDT2T_hap1 DNA.
tctaattagcaaggcagtgaggtgattgacatcaatccaattgattatatttaatccaatcacttagtgaattaaaacttccttttaattcacctttcttctttgatgactacatttaatcatctagaagaactcacaagctatgagtgacatctaaccatatgtcatagctacccaagctaatgtagaagttgttcggagaacctattcagttggaattacaacgtaattcgatccttctctaaaacaatactctcaatcacattactagggtatggatatatattatgtcaaacccctaatgtgattattccttcttatatgattcaattgagtcgtataggaacgctttcctttattacgctcgatacttcggccgaagattctcgaatcatatcttagagtattcttcctctcttatcgaggattagagattccttgttgcgcattcacttgccttcatgactaagtggcttaaccccaattatgccgtggacacccgcgaatggggtgactttgacataatcaaagattaagtacttagccacaagacaacgacgatgcctcaggtcaaaggactacttacattattccaaccattagagttacttgcttgacatgtgagtagacctccatgcaagtactctcgttcgattgtgttcagtgaactcattcccttaatgagcacctacatacttgtcttagtgtcaccacacgaatgggatgagactttccatccttccatttgaagcagacacagtatgtaccggtctaagcattgtcagtatccctccgacaatccaatgaccaggaaccttttggacattatggttatgtgaagaaggtctctgtagtctaacatcattagattacttcttcaatcgatccattttccatggattcactacttaggacatatatcatttattgagatagtcctaattagtatctttgccatttgatgtataagattcatctatacatccattcatctgtcctgaaaggtttcttccaaagattgactttcagggcatatttccaacatacccaagctaagtagaattggttggagaacctatccagttacaactacaatgcaatacggtcattctctaatacaatactcttaatcacattgtttaagtgatagtttgtttcatgtctactatccaatgtgatacttctctatatgattcaattgaatatgatttggaacaaacttcctaagtcatattcatatgctttggccaaagactctcgaatcatatcttagagtattctccttccaccatggaaggttagagatcccttgttgtgcattcatatgcctacatgactagatagcttgaccccaacaatgccatggacactccaatggaatgcctttgacatgatcaaaggtcaaggacctaaccattagacatctatgatgcctcaggtcaaaggactactttgcatattgtaactatcgagttcttacatgacatgtatgttcgaactctcttttgatcgtgattcagtgtactcgattactctttcgagcacctatgtgtttgtcttagtgtccaacactaattgacttgagactagtcatacttacgcttgagtcgacataacacatactaaccttagcagattgtcaatgcccaattggcaatcctatggctaggaacgttttaggaatgaacataagagaaaggtctcgttaatctaacttacttagatcacttgtctcttagatcaaatacattccttggattctcttattgcttaaacacatgatacaataaatagtgattaacaacaatctttgcccttcattaaacatatacaagtttaatacaataagtattccaaaagctattacatcaaatgagtggctttgtgggcatacttccaacagcctCGCGTGAATGCTTTTTGTTAAAAGCAGTCATagaacatattcgaagcactagtcATCTTACTATTGTCGTTGAAGATAATGCCGCATGTATAAGCAAttgaagaagggatacatcaagggagacaacaccaagcatattgggCTGAAGTTCTTTTATCCTCACCAACAACAATAACATCAGAACATCAgagtcaagcaaatccgttcacaagacaacctggccgatctcttcaccaagtcattgtTGAAGTCTACTTTTtagaagctcgtccaaggaatcagTATGTGTAAAATTTCTAAGTTAAAtagcttgtagttctcttatttggaagtgatgtctaactcagggggagtatcctagAGTATACtaacttgatcttaatgtacttttttacctatgattatgagcattttcccactgggtttttgcgacctaacgaggttttgatgaggcacctATCATGGGACAATCATACTCCATTAAGGTTCATTACTTTTGTCCTGTATgacttttgttttaaaaattatgcatacttctcacttttctccttagtctatgggttttgtacctatcttaggttttaccataatgaggttttgtgagttttactaccaatgcatactttcttcaatttgagactcgcatttgccCGTTGTGTCAATTGACCTACTTCATCtgctgaagacctgatgcgatgttttgtttgagtacttacacactcaagggggagtgttgcaatcATATTAGAGTAGGAATGTGCTTGTGTAAATCTTATCATATCTAGGATATCCCCTTTGGgattctaccatatctcttagattagatattatcctattagagttgaaATCCTATTGCGGTAAGGAATTTACCTTCTCTACTACTAAAAATAAAGGCAGAATGAGGTGACATAGCACACATCTCATaaatacacatctctctcttctctctgtgCCAATGGCCCCCTCTCTCCCTATCATTTatattgttcagtaaattaggcctacaacaatagtattatatataaattatattatattttatattattattattcaattTGGATTCGAGGATGGATATGGATTTAGGACCcctataaccatatccaaaCCATAACTGAATAAAGTTCACGGTTTTTCCCCACATCCATAATATACCCGAATTTTAATACCCAAATCCGCTCAATTCAGGTGGTTATTTATTGTTATCAATTTAGCGGTTTGAGTTGCCATCCCTAACTCGAACCCATGTCTCTTTTTGGAAACCAGTGTTCTAGTAATTATGGAatagaaaaatagaaaataatggCACCACTGcatatttttcttattactGTTAAATATTAGGGTAATGCATAAAATTTTAAGGCTAAATTGGATGAATGGTTCCTGTTGTAAGAGGGTAATAAGAAGATAACCGCTGtggtgaaaaaaaattggatttaaACTCCCGTggtgaaatgaaaattaatgtTATAATTATAAACGATGGGAGGAGAAAATTGGCGATGAAAATCCAAAATACGTAGTGGTAGTCATTTACAGGGAAATGGAGTTCTTCTGTTGGATGCATCTATAGAGATTGAGGAAAGATGAAAAAGGGTTTCTTCTGTTAAATCCATCcatggagattgaagaaacatgATAATGAGGTTCTCTTTTGGATCAGAGATGGGTTTGGATTGTTTGGTGCCATTGATTTGATGGTAAGAATATTGCTACTTCGAATGCACTCTATATCTCAATGCGCacacaatttttctttcttctttttctttttctgatcaAAAGATTGAGGTTGGAGCTATTCAAATAGGATGAGGATCCCATCTGGGTCCAAATGGTAGGGATCCTCACATCTTAaacgttcatcgtatatcgtacggtcagttttcatcaggtactatttgtgtttaattttaaataataaaattcaaatgatttctgaccgcacgatagaCGATGAACGGCAAGGATGTGAGGATCCTTAGGATCCCCATCATttggatccggatgggatcctCATCCATTCAAATACAACGCAGGGAGAAAACGCATGAAAAATGGAGGTTGAACAAAATCAGCTTTGTAGTTTGAAAATTAGGTTAATTTCAATTTATTACCTGAagctttttggttttcaatatttggtacatgaagtttttttttttgtcccagtTTGATACCTAATGTCATAATTCTAGGACACTTTTATATATCCATTAAGTTTTTTATCAGAACATCCATCAACTGATGAAGTGGTGCCCACGTAGACAATAACTGAAAGCCACGTGTCAATATAGGGTccacgtggatattaaaaaatttaaaatttaaaacttgaaaaaaaaaattgttttttggaTTTACCCGTCTCCTACCTCACAACCCCCTTCAACCCCTTCACTCCCTTCTGTCCTCTACAACCCGCACCCACCCTTCCTGCACACCCACCTCTCCTACCTCACTTTACCCCGcttcctcccttctctcctctgcgGCCACCCAAACTCTTTATACCAGACCCacctccaccctctttgcctcccctcccttttctctcctcCACCCTCATCACCTCCCCATTTGCATAAACCATAATCTCCATAATTTGAGGAGCAGCTCTAGTTAGCGAGCCACCTGAGGAGATATAAGAACCTAAGCACCGAAGCAGGGGAGCCACCACGTGCCAGTGCTGTTGCCGGTGTCCAATGAGGTGGCAGTAGGGGCTAGAAATGCAAAAGAATTAGTTAAGGTTTGTGTTTTATCCAAATTAGTGATTTGGGTAACCTGGGTTTTTGATAAATTTCAGAAATTGAAAGGgttttttgttgaatttgaattCTTTTGGGTGGGATTTTGTTGGGTTGGGTTAGGTGTGAGGGAAGGTTTGGTGTGGGTTgtagaggagagaagggagggagggggTTAGGGCGTTGAGGTAGGAGAAGGGTGGGTGAAAaacagtttatttatttattttaaatttaaaattttttatatCCATGTGGACCCATATTGACATGTGATGTCCAGTTATTATCCATGTAGGCGCCACATCATCAATTAACAAAGGTTATGATGGAGAACTTAACgaatgtatgaaagtgtcctagaattatgactttaggtaccaGACTGGGATggaaaaacttcatgtaccaaatgttgaaaaccaagaaacttcaTAGTAGTAAACTAAGATTAATCTTTGAAAATCCAATGAGATCTTTGGGGAAGGGTGAGATTGTTAATTTTGAGTTACCGAAAAGTTGACAGAAATGCTAATTTTAGCCTTGAATCTTAACGGAGTTTACCACGAGAGTTTAAATTCGAAATTTGTTTTACCACGGGACCTATCTTTTGATTACTATATTGTCACGGAAACCATTAATCCAATTTAGccaatttttaaactaaatcaaatgatgtggtgtTAATGATTGTATTATTAGTATTACatttttggatgaaaacttgaactttgggctcaagaaaggagcTGGCCCAAAGGGATGCCTAGGGAAGAGCCCTGCCTAAGCCCAGCCGAAGCCCAGAAAGTAggaaagggccttttctgacttggtgcagctcatgaagaccacttgcttacctacccaaaggccaagtggtatagactgaccagctacacaacccataaagtactttatggtggcagtacatgtaaaatagctgatgagtcatcacccttcaaaccgcattcgggcaaggttgCTGCTACAAGAgaccaagccgagttgtctatataagaagaaagagaaaccaggaataaggacactcaatcaaacaaacaaatgcaagcacaaactctgctcaaagccagatttgccttcaaaacgaagttgtagtcagcccaagccttcatccctctcgggacaagccttcatccctcgcgggataaaccttcactcaaacccttgtaatagctctgctaccttgttcaaccttgctgtagtatcgattcatcttttgtaaatctctatctctctctctaaagctttcagacccttgataaactacaaagataggaacctgcaagacgaccaggcttgcccgacaaggttaaaccttgcccgaccttctttgtttttgtcttttcattcattagcctagcaatatgttgtatacttccagttatattcaagttatttctagcaagatgactattaaaaggctttctcagtactcggatccgatttgaatatatcttcattgttcaaaccagatccaagtcctaagccctcgggcatgtaaatctgattagttaaaagtccttggcctcaaggcataaaaaagaaccttatgtggacttaacccatccacgacaatccttgataaacgagaagtccgaagttacttggggcgcaagtaatcgacctacctcttAGTCTTATTTCTATTAcattatgattatcatagaacgcttaagcatggaaaggattctgataggaagcctcaaggcctacacctaaggccccacaaaggcacctatttggattcattccgttctgcggtctagaacgtttgagtataagaacgaactctaatgggaagcctcaaggcctacatctaaggccctacaaaggcacctatttgggttcattctacctctcggactcgggtaatcagaagtataatagttataagACTCATGCATTCACGAGAACACATTTTAATATAATATGTGTCACGATTATTTCGATGTATTAAATTCAACGAAGGCTCTCAAAACAACATAGTCCTTggtaaagtaaaaatatatatgattaatCTTCCACCATGATTCTTGCTTTCTTTTTCAAACCACTTTCAGCGCTCTAAGTTGTTCGGCTTTATGCAAATCCGGTAGACCAACATTCGAACACGTCACCACCAACTTCTGCATTCGGGTGCCGTCGTTCACAACCGCATTCCGTACGCTCCCCCGCCTGCACCCGCCATCGACAAGCTCGCAGAGGATCAACTCCTCCCGCGGCCAAGTGTTATGCAGGCACACCATATCTCTCGTGCAGCTCATCGAAACCGTGCCCGTGGAGTCGGTCTCACCCTTCAGCTTCTCCACCATCACCGGCGGCATCTCCCCGATCAACTTTTTGCACTCAAGCGACACCCCGTTCACTTCCCACATTTTTACGGTTTTCAAATTCACCGCGATTCCGACAGCCTCCACTAAAATAAAGCGGCCATTAGCAAATCCCGTCACGACGCCGAACACCGTCGCGTCGGGACACAGATCGTACGGTCCACAACACGTCTTGGAATCTGGATCGAACGTGTAGGTTAAACTGGTGTTTTTATCTGTCACGTACATTTTGCTGTCGTCGACGGCAACAGAGAGCCACGTGGAGGCAGCGGAGTCCTTGAGGATAGCGGGCATTGAGTTGCACATTCCCATATGCTCTCCCTCGTGTCGGACGGCCAGGTGGTAGTCCTCGTA
It encodes the following:
- the LOC103428473 gene encoding F-box/kelch-repeat protein At1g23390-like, giving the protein MGMCNSMPAILKDSAASTWLSVAVDDSKMYVTDKNTSLTYTFDPDSKTCCGPYDLCPDATVFGVVTGFANGRFILVEAVGIAVNLKTVKMWEVNGVSLECKKLIGEMPPVMVEKLKGETDSTGTVSMSCTRDMVCLHNTWPREELILCELVDGGCRRGSVRNAVVNDGTRMQKLVVTCSNVGLPDLHKAEQLRALKVV